AAGCGACGGCCGAACCCCACCCCACCGATCGCCGCGCCGTTCTCTACCGGCTCACCGCCGTCGGCCGGACCGAGCTGGAACGGGACCGGCACCTGCGCGCACGCTGGCTGGCGCAGTGCATCGAGGACGAGTTCGGTGACGACACCCAGGGCATCGAGGATGCCCTTCAGGTGCTGAGGCGCTTGAGAGACCGGACGTAACGTCAGGCCCGGAGTATCTGCTCGAAGACGCCCAGGTAATCCTCATGCCCCAGTGTCAAACCCTTCATAGCGTCCAGGGACACCCAACGGAGCTCGTCATGCTCCAGCGGTTAGAGGTTCACGGGCTCCCCGGACCAGGCTCGGATGACCCAGATCCCCTGCTCCAGCCGACCTTCCGGCAGATCGTCCGAACCGCCACGGATACGGGCGCACGGTTCATCGTCGATGTGGGCAACGTCGACGCCCACCTCCTCCCGCAGTTCGCGACGAAGGGCCTCCAGTTCGCTCTCGTCGGCGTCCACATGGCCACCGGGCAGGTCCCAGACGTTGGGGTACCAGCGCCGGGACGGAGAACGGTGGCAGAGCAGCAGCCAATCGCCACGTACCAGGGCACCGGTGACCACGTGATGCACGGTCATCAGAAGAGTTCTAGAACGCCGGGGACACTTTGCATGATCACGACAGGGTAGCGGGGAGGTTCGGCATGATCACGAACAGGAGGAGTTGGTTTGAGGACGAGGTAAGCCTTCCTCGCGCTGGTGGCAACCGGTCCGCAAACGCAGTAATGGCGGCCCGCGCCGCCCGATCGAAGTTTCTTCGTCGGGCGGGGGCCGCCATTACTGTCTTCAATTTTTGTCCGGCGATGTCCTACTCTCCCACACCGTAACCAGTGCAGTACC
This genomic window from Kineosporia sp. NBRC 101731 contains:
- a CDS encoding NUDIX domain-containing protein, encoding MTVHHVVTGALVRGDWLLLCHRSPSRRWYPNVWDLPGGHVDADESELEALRRELREEVGVDVAHIDDEPCARIRGGSDDLPEGRLEQGIWVIRAWSGEPVNL